A single Lolium perenne isolate Kyuss_39 chromosome 6, Kyuss_2.0, whole genome shotgun sequence DNA region contains:
- the LOC127306798 gene encoding uncharacterized protein, which yields MAAVADGGVSSCGSINMRRVDHLLPLPLPCVVGEPTAASRVSPGSSPARSDGAAAFYAADAEPDPDPQPEASAGRSTQMLLAMAAMGARGGPYGRRPASSYGSCAAWSAGSLTEHRPASPSPICSPVSSKGGDGCRDGGERQDDSDGSSFVTSREEEEQGRAPTRGDFMKFATPRNVRLQTPRHPSLLDRRVDGSNRGPPRFVHKATPARLMRRARSARNYQRRRMGSIDAVNEWRLPKVSEEEDEAMDQKDWQADTVSSRISSARDWNFDAEGAYEGGNHGGHAFDLSDGENCPAAVQRMERRVRGSAVKPKENFVHAKLVAWKDAQISKLIDKLKIKEANIDVWQKNKIAQAREKMTNTEMKLEKKRAEAGQKMQKAIRKAQRKADKKKVKEQAATANRIAGVEKALEKMSRTGKLPWSLAFL from the exons ATGGCCGCCGTCGCCGACGGCGGCGTCTCCTCCTGCGGCAGCATCAACATGCGCCGCGTCGACCACCTCCTCCCGCTCCCGCTCCCCTGCGTCGTCGGCGAGCCCACCGCCGCCTCCCGCGTCTCGCCGGGCTCCTCCCCCGCGCGCTCCGACGGCGCCGCCGCCTTCTACGCCGCCGACGCCGAGCCCGACCCCGACCCCCAGCCCGAGGCGTCGGCCGGGAGGAGCACGCAGATGCTGCTCGCgatggccgccatgggcgcgcgcGGCGGGCCCTACGGCCGCCGCCCGGCTTCCTCCTACGGCAGCTGCGCCGCGTGGAGCGCCGGGTCCCTCACCGAGCACCGCCCGGCCTCCCCGTCCCCCATATGCAGCCCCGTCAGCAGCAAGGGCGGCGACGGCTGCCGGGACGGCGGGGAGCGCCAAGACGACAGCGACGGATCCTCGTTCGTCACGTCACGGGAG GAGGAAGAGCAAGGGAGGGCACCAACCAGAGGAGATTTCATGAAGTTTGCTACACCACGAAACGTCAGACTACAGACACCCAGGCACCCTTCTCTGCTGGATCGCAGAG TTGACGGTTCCAATCGAGGGCCTCCAAGATTCGTCCACAAGGCCACACCAGCTAGATTGATGCGCCGAGCTCGCTCCGCACGCAATTACCAGAGGCGGCGCATGGGATCAATTGATGCTGTCAATGAATGGAGATTGCCTAAAGTAagtgaagaggaagatgaggcaaTGGACCAAAAGGACTGGCAGGCAGATACTGTGTCGTCTCGTATATCCTCAG CTCGTGATTGGAACTTCGATGCCGAAGGTGCCTATGAGGGAGGCAATCACGGTGGTCATGCTTTTGACCTTTCAGACGGTGAGAATTGTCCAGCTGCAGTGCAAAGGATGGAGAGACGGGTCCGGGGCTCTGCAGTAAAACCAAAGGAAAATTTCGTCCATGCCAAGTTGGTTGCCTGGAAGGATGCACAGATTTCAAAGCTCATAGACAA GCTGAAAATTAAAGAAGCAAACATCGATGTCTGGCAGAAGAATAAGATTGCACAGGCCAGGGAGAAAATGACAAACACTGAG ATGAAGTTGGAAAAGAAGAGAGCTGAAGCAGGACAGAAGATGCAAAAGGCGATACGAAAAGCACAGAGGAAAGCTGATAAGAAGAAAGTCAAGGAGCAGGCAGCCACTGCCAATCGGATAGCTGGTGTTGAGAAAGCCTTGGAGAAGATGTCTAGGACAGGAAAGCTCCCTTGGTCACTGGCCTTCCTGTGA